Genomic segment of Triticum aestivum cultivar Chinese Spring chromosome 6A, IWGSC CS RefSeq v2.1, whole genome shotgun sequence:
cctctttggttcataggatatgaGTATCAAGTGAGTAGAAAAACCATAAGcggtgacatgtatctcaaataaTGAAAAAGGAAATGACGTTTGGTTCATGTGGTAAGAATTTTTTTCATTATGCCTAGGCTAATGCTTTTTTCCTTTGGCAAAGAATTGACTCCTATCCTAGGAATAAGCAATAAGATTATATTGCTATAACCAAAGGCCTCAAAGAACATTTTCctatgaaattattatccttttgaattcctAAAAAATCATGTAAACCAAAGGGGCCCTAAATTAGTAACAGCTGAAGATCTCTTACTCCTAAATGAGATAATTACTGTAAGAAATGCTAAAAGATGGGGTGAAAATGAGAATTtgccgaaatcactaattgagaagTACTCCTCGCAAAGACCACTCTCACCTTTCTAGGTTGCGACAAATGGCGCGCTATATGTGCGTCACTTGTCACAATCttggagttttcccttttttcatagatctgtttattcaaaacattttatctcttaaaccgtgcattcAAATATCGAACTGTTTTCACCGTTTGATTTCTCGCGTCaaaatcttcaaaactagatcccatctTGGTAGATTTTAACAaacttttttcacaaaaaaaccgaaccaggagcatggttttttccctttccgaaagaggcacggccgtgcctcttgggaaataacaaccgtgcctctcgcggaaaaaaagagaacaaaaaacgcattttttttcgtttctgagaggcacgatcCGTGCCTCTCGTgggaggaaaaaaatagaaaacatgtttttttcgtttccaaaaGGCATGGCgggcctctcacgaaagcaaaaacCGTGCCTCTGAcggaataaaataaaatagaaaacactttttttttcgtttccgataGGCATGGTTGTGCCTCTCTGAAAAGCTAAATcatacctctcgcggaagcaaaaaaaacatgttttttcatgCAAATTATTTTAGCCTAAatgctaaggaagaccggtggaaaaccaaaatgtcgaaaaaacccagaaaaaaccgtttaaaaagccaaaaacgcgtgcgaaaaTAAAAATACAAAATCCGAAGGGAGCATCCGGAGCGTGACATGTGATgggcggctgagagcgcgccaagtgaggCTGGtcgttgtgaggctcccgaaggaACGCTAGTCAACTAGTTGCTCCCAGAATTTGCTCTAATTTTTAACTTGAAAATAAAGCTCAACTGGGCTGGTTTTGAAGCCCAGTTATAAGCGGCGTCTGAGCCCAGTTATAAGCTGGGCTGGTTCCGGACAGATTTGGGCAATCCAGAAAATCTAAGCCCAACCTTCTACCATTGCGCACCAGTGGAGAAGGTTCAATAGCTCTAAGATGTTGCGCTGCTGCGCCGCCGCTGGTGGCACCTTCTCCCTCGATTCCGGTGCGCGCCTCGCTGAAGCCATCGAACGTACTCCCATCCCCTCCCCACTGGCTAGCGGATCTTCGCAGCCTGCCGGCGAACATCTTCCCAGCCCCTCGCAGTCACCCGGCGAGTTGGGCCGGCCGGAATCGAACAGGAAGCCGCGGAAGCTGGCGAACCGGCGGCTGGTGGCCGCCGCAGGTGTAGCTCATACGATCCGTCGATCCACGACTCGGAGGTAATTAGCCCAGTTCTCTATTTTATTTGTAttctaaaataaaataaacatcATGTAGTTAACTGCATGATATTAAGCCAAAAGTTATTTGTTAGTATTAACCAAATAACTGCATGATCAATTAGCCCAGTAGCTTGGAAATTGGGGTGGATTTAACTGCAGTTATTTGTTATTAAGCCAAAAGTTAGAGCTATTGATCCTGCAACTTTGTCAGCGAAGAGGACCATTTGTTATACCAGGAGCCATCTTCCTACAGCTCTTAACAAGTTTGCTAGCTAGAAAAGCAAACATCATGTACCTGTATTATTCAGCAAGCTAACAATATGCAAATTACCTTATCCATTGCATACATCATACTAGACCATATTACAGTTGATGTGGGCTTATCCAAAATATCTGAATAATACTAACTGATCATATAGCACCCCAACCCCAAAGAACACACCAAATGCAATCGCGAAGATGATCTTTTCGCTGCATTGTTTTGCAGGGATGATGGAGACGGGAGCTGCTTCAACTGAACTGCAATGGTTAGTAAGCACAGAGCCGCACAGCTTTGGGTTCCCGTCAAAGctagacgcctggaaggtgctcaGCTGCTCTTCTGCTGGAATAGGTCCTTCTAGGTCGTTGTTAGAAATGTTGAATCGTGAAAGGAAGTGAAGATTCTCCAATGCCACAGGGATTGCACCCGTGAGATGGTTATTAGACAAATCTAGCCCTTGGAGGTTCCTGAGGTTGCAGATTGATTGTGGGATCTCTCCATAAAAGTTGTTGAAACTCAAGTTCAGGTAAAGGAGTGCTTTCAGATGACCAATCTCTTGTGGGATCACACCTGTGAATTTATTTTTACCGAGATTCAGCACTTTAGGCCAAGAACTGCCCATGCGGTATTGAAGTGATGGATTCATATATATTGGTAGATCAGGGAGGTTTGGGTCCAAATAGATGGCAGGCTTGTCTGATTTTAGCATTGCCATCTCCATCAAGGCGATTGGGATTTCCCCAGAAAGACTGTTGTTTGATACGTCCAGATGGAAGAGGTGGTTTATGGAGTTGTTCCAGCTTGGCATTGGTCCGGTGAGTTGATTATTAGATAACACTAGTATCTTCAGACTTGTAAGCTTTGATAACCAAGTAGGTATCCTTCCAGTAAACGAACATTGTTGCATGGACAGAAACTGAAGATTCTGAAAACCGTCAATGGTTTCATCTTGTGGCATGGCCTCATTCATGAAGTTTGTGCCAATAAACAGAGTGCTGATGTTCCTGCAGCTCTTAAGGGCATGCAAAGATTTTGTGATGTTTGTGAAGGAGTTTCTAACAAGTGATAGGAAGGACAGGTGCTTCAGATTGCCTATTCTCGGTGAGATCTCACCATGGAAATGGTTGGCCGACAGCCGCAGTGCAGCCAAATTGCTGCATGAGTAAATGCTTTCTGGAATGATGCCACTGAAATTATTCATCATGAGATCTAAACTTCTTAGATTCTGCAGGGCGGAGAAGTTTACCTTGCCTAGATCTCCACTGAAGTTGTTGATCTTCAGATCGATGGTTTTGAGATTTGTACAGTTGCCCAGAGTTGATGGCAGCTCCCCAGACATGTTATTGCTACCTAAATGCAGCTCCTCGAGCCTCTTGAGCAGAGCTATGGACTCCGGAATCTTGCCACTGAAGTGATTCCCTCCAAGGTCAAGAGTAGCTAGATTACTGACTTTGACAATATGTGCTCCATCAAGTTCTCCTTGTAAACCATTGTTGGGGAAGGAGAGGTACTCCAGTGAGGTAACGCGGAAGGTTTCAACAGGGAGAATCCCACTTAGGTTTTTGTTGCCAGCCTTGAGCACTTTGAGCTTGGAACAATCACCCAACGTGTTTGGTATGTCACCGCTCAGTTGGTTGTAACAGAGGTCAAGCAATGCTAAATATGGTGACCCAAGGCAGAGAGAAGATGGTATGTTCCCACTGAAGCTGTTATTGCTGGCGTTGAGTGCAATCAGACTGTTCATCACCTTCCATGTGGCTGATGGAAATTGTGAGCTGAACTGGTTGCTTGAGGTGTTGAGTACTTGCAGAGGCCGGTTGGTGGTAATCAAAGGCGGAAGCTCGGGCAGCGGTCCGTTGAGCCGGTTGAAGCTGACATCGAGGACGATGATGCTTCCGGAGAACATGAGCTCCGCCGGAAGACCACCGGAGAACGAGTTGTGCGAGAGGTTGACGCGCAGCAGGCTGGTGAGATTGGTGAGGAACAGCGAGATGGGCCCTTCAAGTCCTTTAGACTCCAGGGAGACCCCGGTGACGGCCCCATCTCCATTGCAGGAGATGCCTTCCCACTCGCAGCAGTCCGTGCCGTTGTTATGCCACGATGTGGCGAGGCCACCATCACACGAAAGCCCGTCGAGGAACCGTAGGAGGTTGTGCTTCTCCTGCTCGGTGCATGCGGTGGCGGGAGAGGCCAAGAAGAGCAGCACGAACAGCTGCAGCACGACCGGAGGAACAGTGAATGAACACATTGGTTAGTGTTTCTTCCCCCTTATTGTTTTGCTGTTGCTTGAATAATGCATGCAGTGCTGGATAGTTATCATATAGGGGTGGATTTAGTTGCATGTCAGAGCTACTGAACACCATCCATAAGATTCTCTATTTCTTTTCATGGGTGCACCTCAGTGCCTGGGGCCACGATCGGTCGGTGCACCAAAAGACAGTGacactagcataggaaagcaacaTCCATACCTACCCATTATAGCTATAATAAAACCCTATAAACTAGTTTATATAGCTATCACCTAGTTATGGATGGATTAATAGCTACCGATTAGTCCAAAAATTTCAAGTAGCAAGAAATCAATCTATTATCTCACTGCCCCAAGTTTCATGTTTAAGTGTAAATGCCTGAAGAGAGTAAGGTTAATTGCTAGTTTAGTCGTCTTTCCTGACCTATTCATTGCATTGCTGCTCAAGAGTGCATAGATTTGTCCAGGGCCCAGGGGGTGGTGGTCTCCTCTACAGACTTACTACCACATGTTTATGGCATGAGCTAGTGAAGGCCCAGGGGGTATGAACCTAGTTTTTGGACCAGGGGGTACGAACCTAAATTTGTCCCAGGTGGTACCAACCTAAATTTGGAAACGTGATTCATGTCTATGGGAGATATTCTGCTCAATAATTGTTATGAGAGGTCATTTTCCGCCAGCTGTATGAATTAATACTCATCATTTCAGTTTGAAAAATGCTTTATGGTTGTGTTTTTTCTCATGCTTCCTGTTAGTTCCCCAGAAATCTTATTTACTCATTTCCTTGGGAGAGGTCCTGGAACAAAAGCAGAATCAAAGGCACATATGCATCATCCATTAATGGATATATTTCAGATGCACAAAGAGTGCCCATGGATTATTCATCTGTTCTTTTGTGGCAAAGAAGCTTTGAGCTTCAACTCCCTATGTCTGTTTTTCCTCTTGTCATTTTCCTTTTTGGACAAAAAAAAACACAGCATTTAGATGTCTGCACATGATATAGACATTCCTGCTTTCACTACTCAGCAGCTCGAGTTTACCTGGTAAACAACTGTTCTTGATTAAGTCCTTTTTCAGGACATTCTAATGACAATTCCTTTTTTTTGAATTTGCTTCATGCACTGCCAACCTCTCTTGCTAGCTAATTATTTTCAGGCAGCTAATTTGGCCTCAGATGGTCTGCAGCAATATTGTTGCCATGTTTCTCCATTGTTATTTGTGAACGTAGACAAGTTTTGTTGCCAAAGCTGCTCCTCTTCATAGTTATGATCGATTATACTGTTTATACATGTGCCTGCCAACACACATTCTTCTGGACAAATGGCAATTTCTCTGTTGTATTCCACATACCGTGAGAGTGGGGGTGGGGGGAATCTTTCCCATGGATATGGACTCTTCCAAAGCAGCTGAAGTATTTTTCCTGCTTGCTTGGATCACCATTCTGCTGTTTGTGTTCCTTTTCATGTGCAAACTGTGTAAACAGTTCATCCTCTTCTAAAACTAGTGTAGGTGTAAGGgtctgtttggtttgtgcccatATTTACCCTACCAAAAAATTGGCTAGCCAAAATTTAGGTTGAGGTTTTGCTTGCCAACGGATTGGCCAGCATTGACTACAAAACGCAATAGATTGGTAAAGGAGCATTGCCGCATTGGCATACCAAAGAGTTGGTTCCTATCCAATAAAGACCAACGTTTTGATCATCTCAAAAAAAATTGTACTTTGGTCGCAATCGAAACATATCTTAGAACTAGTTAGAACACATAACACCACTTAATTTACCCTTCTTGACCAAAACAGGGTGGTTTTACCATGGTTCACATGCATGTGAACTTGGCTGCAAAGCTACATGGGTGTTTGGCTAGGCTTTAGTTATGGCTTTCTGTGCTTATAAGCTTCCACCCAACCCAAACAGTTTACTTATTTTTGCTGATGTTCCTGCAGCTTTTAAGGGCATGCAAAGCTTTCATGATATTTGTAAAGGAGTTACTACCAAGTGATAGGAAGGACAGATGCTTCAGATTGCCTATTCTTGGTGATATCTCACCATGGAAATGGTTGCCTGACAGCCGCAGTGCAGTCAACATGCTGCATGAGTAAATGCTTTCTGGCACTATGCCACCGAGACGATTCCTCATGAGATCTAAACTTCTTATATTCTGCGGGGTTGAGAAGTTCACCTCGCCTAGATCTCCACTGAAGTTGTTGACCTTCAGATCGATGGTTTTGAGATCTGTGCAGTTGCCCATAGTTGATGGCAGCTCCTCAGACATGTTGTTACCCAAATGGAGCTTCTCCAGCCTCCTGAGCTGACCTATCGATTCTGGGATGTTGCCACTGATGTGGTTCTCTCCAAGGTCAAGAGTAGCTAGATTACTGAGTTTGACCATTTGTGCTCCATCAAGTTCTCCTTGCAAACCATTGTTGGGGATGGAGAGGTACTCCAGCGAGGTAGCGTGGAAGATTTCAACAGGGAGAATCCCACTTAGGTGGTTGTTGCCAGCTTTGAGCACTTTGAGCTTGGAGCAATTACCTAGTGTGTTCGGAATGCCACCACTCAATTGGTTGTGACAGAGGTTAAGCAAAGCCAAAGATGGCGAGCCAAGGCAAAGAGAAGACGGTATGTGCCTAGTGAAGCCGTTATTGCTGGCGTTGAACGCGATAAGATTCTTCATCATTTTCCATGTGGCTGATGGAAGTTCTAAGCTGAACTGGTTGCTTGAGACGTTGAGTACCTGCAGAGGCCGGTCTGTGGTGATCGAAGACGGCAGCTCTTGCAGCATTCCATTTAGCCGGTTGAAGCTGACGTCAAGGGCGATGATGCTGCTGGAGGACATGAGCTCCAGCGGAAGGCCACTGGAGAAGGAGTTGTGCGAAAGGTTGACATGCAGCAAGCCTGTGAGGTCAGCGAGAGATGGTGAGATGCGCCCTTCAAGTCCTTTAGATGCCAGGGAGATCTCAGTGACGGCCCCATCTCCATTGCAAGCCTGTGAGGTCGGCGAGAGATGGCGAGATGCGCCCTTCAAGTCCTTTAGATGCCAGGGAGATCTCAGTGACGGCCCCATCTCCATTGCAAATGATGCCTTCCCACTCGCAGCAGTCTGTCTCATGGTTCCACGACGCGGCGAGGGTGCCATCTCCCGACGTCCCAGCGAGGAACTGGAGAAGTGCTTCTCCTGCTCGGTGCATGAGGTGGCGGGAGAGAGGCCGGAGAGTAGCAGGAACAGCTGCAGCACGGCCGGAGGAATGGTGAAGGAACGCATTGGTTGGTGTTTTTTCCTCCCCCTTCTTGTTTTTCTGTTGCTTGAAGAATGCATGTGGGGCTAGTACTATTTATCATCTAGCTGTAGCTTTATTATGCTAGGGTGTGCAGAACACCATTCAGAAAATTCTGCAAGTCATGGATGCAGCCGGCTGCACAAAAGACAGCGACACTAGCATGGAAATCAATAGCCACGACCCAGTTGACTTTGTCAAATCTTTCATGAGAATACTCTTTATTCACTAATGGAAGATTACACTACATATATTAAGTAATTaagctgaatccgtgatcttctCTTTTAGCTTCATTGAACTAGTAAAAAGGAGTTAAAAATGGATTGGGTTTGTTATCTACATATTTTTCTTGATGCAAATGTACCTACCCCAGTGGGGAGCTGGCTATATATAAGGCTAGACACGTCCAAGTTAATCATCAGTTAACAAGAAACCGCCATGTTCCCTCTGACCTGTGATAGAAATTCATCTCACAGCTAACTCCCTTTCCTCTGGTCTGGCTGTGTTCAGTACACAATAGTTGTCTCATGGGGCCATGATTGACCGGCTGCAAAAAAATAGTGACACTAAATTACAAAATGCCTTCCTCCTTTCCCTATTTTTTCCCCACAATGTTCAATCTGGTTTCCCCCTCTCCGGCGGCCTTTCTGGTGCAGGAAGGCAGGAACAAGAAAAACACACATGTACGTTTGAACTGTAGTCTAAAACATTTTCGGCGTTAGTTTTGTGTGTCCTTTTTTTGCTGCTGGAATGCTTGCAGTGCTAGTACATTCTATCATCTAGCTTCAGAACACCATTGAGATTCTTCATCTCATGATGGATGCAGCTAAGAGAGAGGGCATGGGCACTGGGCCACAGTTAAGTTGGCCCCATGGTCCGCAGGCTGCACAAGAGACAGCGGCACTAGCACGGGAAGCAACAACCGTGGCTATCAATTAGCTACAGGTGGCTATCCGATCAACTAGGTATCTGAACTACCATTGGACGGCATTATGATTTAGACTGTCTTTGCTACCTCTAAGTTTGTACCCCGCTGGCTATATAAGGCTGGACACTGCGTCCAAATCATTCGAGCAACTCTACCCGTTAGCACCACAAGGTTCATCTCTCTCCTATGACTGACTTAAATTCGTCTCCTTTACATGCCAACTCTATCTAGCATTTGTTATGCTCTTTACCCACCCCATTGTGTATCTTGGTATAGAATAATTGGTATTAGAGGGAGTACATGGTTCATAAGTTCATAAGGCAACAAATTCAGCGTGCTGATAAAGGGTTCGCAAGAAACAAGTTCGTCCTTaaaaaaagggcagccccagtgcatgtagctcccgcttgcgcagggtctggggaagggtccgaccactttgggtctattgtacgcagcctttccctacatttctgtaagaggctgtttccaggacttgaacccgtgagctcatggtcacaaggcagcagctttaccactgcgccaaggctccccttcaaacAAGTTCGTCCTTGCACGAGAAAAATGACGAGAATTTGTATCACATTATGGTTTTCTCTGAAACAATGACTGATACAGTGGAGGATAAAAGTGCTCTGATACAGCGGCAACAAAAAGTGGTGCAACGGAGGATCAGGGTCGGTGTGGTTACGACTTGCGGCGGCTGCGGAGTCGTCGCCACGTCTCGGTACTGCCGGCCTCTACCGCTAGGCCCCCCTCTTTGTACTCTGATAGAATCCTGCATTTTTTCTTGCTTCTAAAAAAAAATCCTGCATTTTGAGCACATAACTGATTTTGTACAGCGCTTTACAAGTTTGCTAGCTAGAGAAACAAACATCATGTACCTGTATTACTCAACAAGCAACGATATGCAACTTTAGAAGAGACTCGACGAACATATAAGTAAGCGACCCACTTGTAGGTGGATACAAAGATGTGAATAACTAAGGCATGTTTACCTTATCCATTACATAATCATACTAGACCATATTACTGTTGAAGTGTGCTTAGCCAAAATATCTGAATGATACTAACTGGTCATATAGCACCCCTATCACAAAGGAAAGACCAAAGGCAACTGAAAAGATGACCTTCATGCTGTATTCTTTTGCAGAGATGATGGAGACGGTAGCGGCTTTAACTGAACTGCAATGATTAGTAAGCACAGAGCCGCACAGCTTTGGGTTCCCGTCAAAACTAGAAGCCTGAAACGTGCTCAGCTGGCCTGTTGCTGGAATAGGTCCTTCTAGGTTGTTGTTAGAAATGTTGAATCGTGAAAGGAAGTGAAGATTCTCTAATTCCACAGGGATTGCACCCGTGAGATGGTTATTAGACAGTCGAGCCCCTGCAGGTTTGTGAGGTTGCAGATGATTGTGGGATCTCTCCATGGAAGTTGTTGAAACCCAAGTTCAGGTAAAGGAGTGCTTTTAGATGACCGATCTCTTGTGGGATTACACCTGTGAAATTATTTTTACCAAGATTCAGCACTTTGGGCCAAGCCCTGCCTATGCGGTATTGACGTCGTGATGGATTCACTGCATAAATAAGTAGACCTAGATCAAGGAGGCTTGGTTCCGATTCCGAATACATGCCAACCTTATCTGATTTTAACAATGGCATCTGCATCAAGGTGATTGGTTTTTCCCCAGTAAGACTGTTGTTAGATACTGTACATTCAAACAAAAGAGGTGGTCTAGGGAGTTGATCCAGCTTGGCATTGGTCCGGTGAGTTGATTGCCGAATAAGCTTAGTATCTTCAGGTTTGTGAGCTTTGACAACCAATTAGGTATGTTCCAGTCAACGAGCAGTGGTGCATGGAGAGATATTGAAGGTTCTGGAAGCCGACAATGGCATCATCTTGTGGCATGGCCTCATTCATGAAGTTTTGCCAATAAGCAGGGTGCTGATGTTCCTACAGCTCTTCAGAACATTCAAAGCTTTTGTGATGTTTGTGAAGGAGTTTCTAATAAGTGATAGGAAGGGCAGGTGCTTCAGATTGCCTATTCTCGGTGAGATCTCACCATGGAAATGGTTGGCCGACAGCCGCAGTGCAGTCAAATTGCTGCATG
This window contains:
- the LOC123132337 gene encoding receptor-like protein 2, with translation MCSFTVPPVVLQLFVLLFLASPATACTEQEKHNLLRFLDGLSCDGGLATSWHNNGTDCCEWEGISCNGDGAVTGVSLESKGLEGPISLFLTNLTSLLRVNLSHNSFSGGLPAELMFSGSIIVLDVSFNRLNGPLPELPPLITTNRPLQVLNTSSNQFSSQFPSATWKVMNSLIALNASNNSFSGNIPSSLCLGSPYLALLDLCYNQLSGDIPNTLGDCSKLKVLKAGNKNLSGILPVETFRVTSLEYLSFPNNGLQGELDGAHIVKVSNLATLDLGGNHFSGKIPESIALLKRLEELHLGSNNMSGELPSTLGNCTNLKTIDLKINNFSGDLGKVNFSALQNLRSLDLMMNNFSGIIPESIYSCSNLAALRLSANHFHGEISPRIGNLKHLSFLSLVRNSFTNITKSLHALKSCRNISTLFIGTNFMNEAMPQDETIDGFQNLQFLSMQQCSFTGRIPTWLSKLTSLKILVLSNNQLTGPMPSWNNSINHLFHLDVSNNSLSGEIPIALMEMAMLKSDKPAIYLDPNLPDLPIYMNPSLQYRMGSSWPKVLNLGKNKFTGVIPQEIGHLKALLYLNLSFNNFYGEIPQSICNLRNLQGLDLSNNHLTGAIPVALENLHFLSRFNISNNDLEGPIPAEEQLSTFQASSFDGNPKLCGSVLTNHCSSVEAAPVSIIPAKQCSEKIIFAIAFGVFFGVGVLYDQLVLFRYFG
- the LOC123129509 gene encoding receptor-like protein 2, producing the protein MRQTAASGKASFAMEMGPSLRSPWHLKDLKGASRPSLADLTGLLHVNLSHNSFSSGLPLELMSSSSIIALDVSFNRLNGMLQELPSSITTDRPLQVLNVSSNQFSLELPSATWKMMKNLIAFNASNNGFTRHIPSSLCLGSPSLALLNLCHNQLSGGIPNTLGNCSKLKVLKAGNNHLSGILPVEIFHATSLEYLSIPNNGLQGELDGAQMVKLSNLATLDLGENHISGNIPESIGQLRRLEKLHLGNNMSEELPSTMGNCTDLKTIDLKVNNFSGDLGEVNFSTPQNIRSLDLMRNRLGGIVPESIYSCSMLTALRLSGNHFHGEISPRIGNLKHLSFLSLGSNSFTNIMKALHALKSCRNISKNK